From Terriglobales bacterium, the proteins below share one genomic window:
- the cdaA gene encoding diadenylate cyclase CdaA: MPAAAQIAAFPPLTLTGVVEILVLAVLIYQLLALLRGTRAMHMMVGVLILGGLIGVARVAHLTAINWLVDRLLPYAGIALIIVFSAEIRLVLSRLGRSFTRSRLTRTPAGESYDDIVLAANLFAQNRTGALIVIEREIGLRTFIESGVPLDAKLTYDLLATVFRPSAPLHDGAVIVQRDRVAAAACFLPLSMNPKISTQLGTRHRAAIGITEESDAVAVVVSEETGAMSLTVAGTIERDLSADQLRERLSDLLKVYLPPTTLPTPIASEEEPNGDATLPEMERR; this comes from the coding sequence ATGCCGGCAGCCGCACAAATCGCCGCGTTTCCGCCGCTGACGCTGACCGGCGTCGTCGAGATCCTGGTGCTGGCGGTGCTGATCTACCAGCTGCTGGCGCTGCTGCGCGGGACGCGCGCGATGCACATGATGGTGGGGGTGCTGATCCTGGGCGGGCTGATCGGGGTGGCGCGGGTGGCGCACCTGACGGCCATCAACTGGCTGGTGGACCGGCTGCTGCCGTACGCGGGGATCGCGCTGATCATCGTGTTCTCGGCGGAGATCCGGCTGGTGCTCTCGCGGCTGGGGCGGAGCTTCACGCGCTCGCGGCTGACGCGGACGCCGGCGGGCGAGTCGTACGACGACATCGTGCTGGCGGCGAACCTGTTCGCGCAGAACCGCACCGGGGCGCTGATCGTGATCGAGCGCGAGATCGGGTTGCGGACGTTCATCGAGAGCGGCGTGCCGCTCGACGCCAAGCTGACCTACGACCTGCTGGCGACGGTCTTCCGGCCGAGCGCGCCGCTGCATGACGGGGCGGTCATCGTGCAGCGCGACCGCGTGGCGGCGGCGGCGTGCTTCCTGCCGCTGAGCATGAACCCGAAGATCTCGACGCAGCTGGGCACGCGGCACCGCGCGGCCATCGGGATCACGGAAGAGTCGGACGCGGTGGCGGTGGTGGTGTCGGAGGAGACGGGCGCGATGAGCCTGACGGTCGCGGGCACGATCGAGCGCGACCTGAGCGCGGACCAGCTGCGCGAGCGGCTCAGCGACCTGCTGAAGGTGTACCTGCCGCCGACGACGCTGCCGACGCCAATCGCTTCCGAAGAGGAGCCGAACGGGGACGCGACGCTGCCGGAGATGGAGCGGCGATGA
- the glmM gene encoding phosphoglucosamine mutase — protein MRRLFGTDGIRGVAGEFPLDDATVRSIGRALGRRLAAQTAKPRVVLGQDTRISSAWIADALSAALADAGVEVASAGVLPTPGVAHVAKARGFTAGVVLSASHNPWTDNGIKVFGGDGYKLADATELEIEKEIFTELAAGGERALEGEGATSSARSLPGDAELRAAYVEWLAGQVKGAEFGGLHVVADCANGAATPVAGEVLKRAGVKHNLSHNHPSGKNINEKCGALHPEIVAKEVTQRGAGLGVCFDGDADRCLLADANGKVVNGDGILLLMARELKRTGRLKNDTVVATTMSNMGLEVALGREGIKMLRAPVGDKYVLEEMQKAGANLGGEQSGHILFLDHATTGDGLLTALLVMAAVARSGRPLHELVGDLKVFPQTIRNVRVREKKPLEEMAAVASAIEAAEKALDGSGRVVVRYSGTEALCRVMVEAESEALMKQHAEAIAAAVEKALG, from the coding sequence ATGAGGCGGCTGTTCGGGACCGACGGGATCCGCGGGGTGGCGGGCGAGTTCCCGCTGGACGACGCGACGGTGCGCTCCATCGGGCGCGCGCTGGGGCGGCGGCTGGCGGCGCAGACAGCGAAGCCGCGCGTGGTGCTGGGGCAGGACACGCGGATCTCGAGCGCGTGGATCGCGGACGCGCTGAGCGCGGCGCTGGCCGACGCGGGCGTGGAAGTGGCGAGCGCGGGCGTGCTGCCGACGCCGGGTGTGGCGCATGTGGCAAAGGCGCGCGGGTTCACCGCGGGCGTGGTGCTTTCCGCCTCGCACAATCCCTGGACCGACAACGGGATCAAAGTGTTCGGCGGCGACGGCTACAAGCTGGCCGACGCCACCGAGCTGGAGATCGAGAAAGAGATCTTCACGGAGCTGGCGGCGGGGGGCGAGCGCGCGCTCGAGGGCGAGGGCGCTACATCGTCGGCGAGGTCCCTGCCCGGCGATGCGGAGCTGCGCGCGGCGTACGTGGAGTGGCTGGCGGGGCAGGTGAAGGGCGCGGAGTTCGGCGGGCTGCACGTGGTGGCGGACTGCGCGAACGGGGCGGCGACGCCGGTGGCGGGCGAGGTGCTGAAGCGCGCGGGCGTGAAACACAACCTGAGCCACAATCATCCCAGCGGCAAGAACATCAACGAGAAGTGCGGGGCGCTGCACCCGGAGATCGTGGCGAAGGAAGTGACGCAGCGGGGCGCGGGGCTGGGCGTGTGCTTCGACGGCGACGCCGACCGCTGCCTGCTGGCCGACGCGAACGGCAAGGTGGTGAACGGCGACGGGATCCTGCTGCTGATGGCGCGCGAGCTGAAGCGCACGGGCCGGCTGAAGAACGACACGGTGGTGGCGACGACGATGTCGAACATGGGGCTGGAGGTGGCGCTCGGGCGCGAAGGCATCAAGATGCTGCGCGCGCCGGTGGGAGACAAGTACGTGCTGGAAGAGATGCAGAAGGCGGGCGCGAATCTTGGCGGCGAGCAGAGCGGGCACATCCTGTTCCTTGACCACGCGACGACGGGCGACGGCCTGCTGACGGCGCTGCTGGTGATGGCCGCCGTCGCGCGCAGCGGACGGCCGCTGCACGAGCTGGTCGGCGACCTGAAGGTGTTTCCGCAGACGATCCGGAACGTGCGGGTGCGCGAGAAGAAGCCGCTGGAGGAGATGGCGGCGGTGGCGAGCGCGATCGAGGCGGCGGAGAAGGCGCTGGACGGGAGCGGGCGGGTCGTCGTCCGGTACTCGGGGACCGAGGCGCTGTGCCGCGTGATGGTGGAGGCGGAGTCGGAAGCGCTGATGAAGCAGCACGCCGAGGCGATCGCGGCGGCGGTGGAAAAGGCGCTGGGCTGA
- a CDS encoding nuclear transport factor 2 family protein — protein MKSRLLAFLLLALAAAAAQDARSTQEIPLRRCDRLLLIDVTVAGRGYHFLVDTGATSMLELRSFSGGEDQGIEVSSWNGPVLTSARAVTIDELRVGPATLRNLRLPAIDLSPIGKACGSRVDGIFGVDLMERSGLTLDLKKRVARLPAPENADLAELHRTADECVAAFNRRDPDAFAPCIDDAVQWYTPWGEFRGRKAVVDYLKQRFFAAHPFVRFEFVSHTFHQMGDAYWCEYEYKMTLDDRDYRARGTSVSRRRDGRWQMVSVHHSLIEPVPQP, from the coding sequence ATGAAGTCCCGTCTTCTCGCCTTCCTGTTGCTCGCGCTCGCCGCCGCCGCCGCGCAAGACGCGCGCTCCACGCAGGAGATCCCGCTCCGCCGCTGCGACCGCCTGCTGCTCATCGACGTCACCGTCGCTGGTCGCGGCTACCACTTCCTGGTCGACACCGGCGCCACCTCCATGCTCGAGCTGCGCTCCTTTTCCGGCGGCGAGGACCAGGGCATCGAGGTCTCTTCCTGGAACGGACCGGTGCTGACCTCGGCCCGCGCCGTCACCATCGACGAGCTGCGCGTAGGTCCCGCCACCCTGCGCAACCTCCGTCTGCCCGCCATCGACCTCTCGCCCATCGGCAAGGCGTGCGGCTCGCGCGTCGACGGCATCTTCGGCGTCGATCTGATGGAGCGCTCCGGCCTCACCCTCGACCTGAAGAAGCGCGTCGCCCGCCTGCCTGCGCCCGAGAACGCCGACCTCGCCGAGCTCCACCGCACCGCCGACGAATGCGTCGCCGCCTTCAACCGCCGCGACCCCGACGCCTTCGCTCCCTGCATCGACGACGCCGTGCAGTGGTACACACCCTGGGGCGAGTTCCGCGGACGCAAGGCCGTCGTCGACTACCTCAAGCAGCGCTTCTTCGCCGCACATCCCTTCGTGAGGTTCGAGTTCGTCAGCCACACCTTCCACCAGATGGGCGACGCCTACTGGTGCGAGTACGAGTACAAGATGACGCTCGACGACCGGGACTACCGCGCCCGCGGCACCTCCGTCTCCCGCCGCCGCGACGGCCGCTGGCAGATGGTCAGCGTCCACCACTCGCTCATCGAGCCCGTCCCGCAACCCTGA
- a CDS encoding MFS transporter has protein sequence METPTKGSWHAVTAGFLGWTLDAFDFFVIVFLVDTLAAQFGVAKSAIVATIGATLVMRPVGALLFGLLADRFGRRAPLMANVIFFSILALLCGFSTSYTMFLILRSLYGVGMGGEWGVGASLAMEAAPPRWRGVLSGILQSGYSIGYLLAALAARFVLPNLGWRWMFWIGGVPALLALYIRMHVPESEAWKQHQHPSFASVLKTAASHWKLFAYLCLLMTLFMFLSHGTQDLYPDFLKTELKLTAATVAYLAIFYNLGAILGAVTFGQLSEIIGRRRAIVGALAVSLVVIPLWAFGDSLVKVALGAFFMQVGVQGAWGIIPAHLNELAPDSVRGLVPGLAYQMGILFAAPTNSIEYALRDHLGYRWALAAFELATMSLLALVVLLGHEHKGKRFTAGSALPAP, from the coding sequence ATGGAGACGCCGACCAAAGGTTCCTGGCACGCCGTCACCGCCGGCTTCCTCGGCTGGACCCTCGACGCCTTCGACTTCTTCGTCATCGTCTTCCTCGTCGACACCCTCGCCGCCCAGTTCGGCGTCGCCAAGTCCGCCATCGTCGCGACCATCGGCGCCACGCTCGTCATGCGACCTGTCGGCGCGCTGCTCTTCGGCCTGCTCGCCGACCGCTTCGGACGCCGCGCGCCCCTCATGGCCAACGTCATCTTCTTCTCCATCCTCGCGCTGCTCTGCGGCTTCTCCACCAGCTACACCATGTTCCTCATCCTGCGCTCGCTCTACGGCGTCGGCATGGGCGGCGAGTGGGGCGTCGGCGCCTCGCTCGCCATGGAAGCCGCGCCGCCGCGCTGGCGCGGCGTGCTCTCCGGCATCCTGCAATCCGGCTACTCCATCGGCTACCTGCTGGCCGCGCTCGCCGCGCGCTTCGTCCTCCCCAACCTCGGCTGGCGCTGGATGTTCTGGATCGGCGGCGTTCCCGCGCTGCTCGCCCTCTACATCCGCATGCACGTCCCGGAATCGGAGGCCTGGAAGCAGCACCAGCACCCGAGCTTCGCGTCCGTGCTCAAGACCGCCGCCTCGCACTGGAAGCTCTTCGCCTACCTCTGCCTGCTCATGACGCTCTTCATGTTCCTCTCGCACGGCACGCAGGACCTCTACCCCGACTTCCTCAAGACCGAGCTCAAGCTCACGGCCGCCACCGTCGCCTACCTCGCCATCTTCTATAACCTCGGCGCCATCCTCGGCGCCGTCACCTTCGGCCAGCTCTCGGAGATCATCGGACGCCGCCGCGCCATCGTCGGCGCGCTCGCCGTCTCGCTTGTCGTCATCCCCCTCTGGGCCTTCGGCGACTCGCTCGTGAAGGTCGCCCTCGGCGCGTTCTTCATGCAGGTCGGCGTGCAGGGCGCCTGGGGCATCATCCCGGCGCACCTCAACGAGCTCGCCCCCGACTCCGTCCGCGGCCTCGTCCCCGGCCTCGCCTACCAGATGGGCATCCTCTTCGCCGCGCCCACCAACTCCATCGAGTACGCCCTGCGCGACCACCTCGGCTACCGCTGGGCGCTCGCCGCCTTCGAGCTCGCCACCATGTCGCTGCTCGCCCTCGTCGTCCTCCTCGGCCACGAGCACAAAGGCAAACGCTTCACCGCCGGCTCCGCCCTCCCCGCACCGTAA
- the polA gene encoding DNA polymerase I: MPNTNISRQKRAEREKASRVADAATPEKPAKSAVSPASGKPPAATGKGRVFLIDAMSFIFRAYHAMSRQRPMSTRTGVPTAATYVFVNMLRKLRADFAPEYLAAVFDVAAPTFRDEQARQITHVKKFDSATQTYVEHAYGGYKANRAEMPGDLAQQLPYIRRALNAYRIPILEHSGFEADDVIGTLARKAAAESYPVYVVSSDKDMLQLVNDKVCVLNPPKDNLICDAAKVEEILGVRPGQVVDVMALRGDSIDNIPGAPGIGDKGSVELIKRFGSVDNLLEHAAEVEKKTYRESLLHNRSVVLASRELARIDTNVAVDFDPRQMTAGEPDTEALRALFTELEFTTLLKELVGEVKLGDTDYREAKSAADVDAIIRQAGAKRPLAVALEQLGAATMSKEEEEEVDEENGTLPLVPPSLAATQEPARKLAISAQPAEAVSVALDSDAATPLKQALADPKLPKSIHDYKLALRQLTPRGVPLAGVAHDPMLYSYLLDPTFTSHGLKEIAIRRFNLNLAGTVAEAADLTGRFTSALRDEVEKEDLTRVYDQIDLPLVPVLARMEEAGVKIDCDVLAKMSKRLETEAEAKAKEIYAAAGSEFNINSPRQLGDVLFNKMGLPKPVKYGKGKTISTAQDVMDELAQEHEIARWVLEYRQLTKLKSTYVDALPSLCHATTGRLHTTFNQAATATGRLSSTNPNLQNIPIRTALGREIRAAFTAERGHVLLAADYSQIELRLLAHFSEDPLLVEAFRRGDDIHTLTASQVFGVPPMMMDAEHRRRAKAVNFGIVYGLSPFGLSQQLGIEQREARQFIDAYFAKYTGVRKFIDATLDLARRENKVRTLFGRTRPIPDIHSKNPTMRGFAERSAVNTPLQGTAADLIKLAMIRIDDELRAKKMKSRMTLQVHDELVFEVPKEEVETMRALVRDMMESVHPLRVPLEVDLGVGPNWRDLDFEE, encoded by the coding sequence ATGCCCAACACCAACATCTCGCGCCAGAAGCGCGCCGAGCGCGAGAAGGCCAGCCGCGTCGCCGACGCCGCCACGCCCGAGAAGCCCGCCAAGTCCGCCGTCTCCCCCGCCTCCGGCAAGCCCCCCGCCGCGACCGGCAAGGGCCGCGTCTTCCTCATCGACGCGATGTCGTTCATCTTCCGCGCCTATCACGCGATGTCCCGCCAGCGCCCCATGTCCACCCGCACCGGCGTTCCCACCGCCGCCACCTACGTCTTCGTCAACATGCTCCGCAAGCTGCGCGCCGACTTCGCTCCCGAGTACCTCGCCGCCGTCTTCGACGTCGCCGCTCCCACCTTCCGCGACGAGCAGGCCAGGCAGATCACGCACGTCAAGAAGTTCGACTCCGCCACCCAGACTTACGTGGAGCACGCCTACGGCGGCTACAAGGCCAATCGCGCCGAGATGCCCGGCGACCTCGCGCAGCAGCTCCCCTACATCCGCCGTGCGCTGAACGCCTATCGCATCCCCATCCTCGAGCACTCCGGCTTTGAAGCCGACGACGTCATCGGCACGCTCGCCCGCAAGGCCGCCGCCGAGTCGTATCCCGTCTACGTCGTTTCCAGCGACAAGGACATGCTCCAGCTCGTCAACGACAAGGTCTGCGTCCTCAACCCGCCCAAGGACAACCTCATCTGCGACGCCGCCAAGGTCGAAGAGATCCTCGGCGTCCGGCCCGGCCAGGTCGTCGACGTCATGGCGCTCCGCGGCGACTCCATCGACAACATCCCCGGCGCCCCCGGGATCGGCGACAAAGGCTCCGTCGAGCTCATCAAGCGCTTCGGCTCGGTCGACAACCTGCTCGAGCACGCCGCCGAGGTGGAGAAGAAGACTTACCGCGAGTCGCTCCTGCACAACCGCTCGGTCGTCCTCGCCAGCCGCGAGCTCGCCCGCATCGATACCAACGTCGCCGTCGACTTCGACCCCCGGCAGATGACCGCCGGCGAGCCCGACACCGAGGCCCTCCGCGCGCTCTTCACCGAGCTCGAGTTCACCACCCTGCTCAAGGAACTGGTCGGCGAAGTGAAGCTGGGCGACACCGATTACCGCGAAGCGAAGTCCGCGGCCGACGTCGACGCCATCATCCGGCAGGCCGGCGCGAAGCGGCCGCTCGCCGTCGCGCTCGAGCAGCTCGGCGCCGCCACCATGTCGAAGGAAGAAGAGGAAGAGGTCGACGAGGAGAATGGCACCCTCCCGCTCGTCCCGCCCTCGCTGGCCGCGACCCAGGAGCCCGCGCGCAAGCTCGCCATCTCCGCCCAGCCCGCCGAGGCCGTCTCCGTCGCGCTCGACTCCGACGCTGCGACGCCCCTCAAGCAAGCGCTCGCCGATCCCAAGCTTCCGAAATCCATCCACGACTACAAGCTCGCGCTCCGCCAGCTCACGCCGCGCGGCGTGCCGCTTGCCGGCGTCGCGCACGACCCCATGCTCTACTCCTACCTCCTTGACCCCACCTTCACCTCGCACGGGCTCAAGGAGATCGCCATCCGCCGCTTCAACCTGAATCTCGCCGGCACCGTCGCCGAGGCCGCCGACCTCACCGGCCGCTTCACCAGCGCGCTGCGCGACGAAGTCGAGAAGGAAGACCTCACCCGGGTCTATGACCAGATCGACCTGCCGCTCGTCCCCGTGCTCGCGCGCATGGAAGAAGCCGGCGTCAAGATCGATTGCGACGTCCTCGCGAAGATGTCGAAGCGCCTCGAGACCGAAGCCGAGGCCAAAGCGAAGGAGATCTACGCCGCTGCCGGTTCCGAGTTCAACATCAATTCACCGCGCCAGTTGGGCGACGTCCTCTTCAACAAGATGGGCCTGCCCAAGCCCGTGAAGTACGGCAAGGGGAAGACCATCTCCACCGCGCAGGACGTGATGGACGAGCTTGCGCAGGAGCACGAGATCGCGCGCTGGGTGCTCGAATACCGCCAGCTCACCAAGCTCAAGTCCACCTACGTGGACGCGCTGCCCTCGCTCTGCCACGCGACGACCGGCCGCCTCCACACCACCTTCAACCAGGCCGCCACCGCGACCGGGCGCCTCTCGTCCACCAACCCGAACCTGCAGAACATCCCCATCCGCACCGCGCTCGGCCGCGAGATCCGCGCCGCCTTCACCGCCGAGCGCGGCCACGTCCTGCTCGCCGCCGACTACTCCCAGATCGAGCTCCGCCTGCTCGCGCACTTCTCCGAAGACCCGCTCCTGGTCGAGGCCTTCCGCCGCGGCGACGACATCCACACCCTCACCGCCTCGCAGGTCTTCGGCGTGCCCCCCATGATGATGGACGCCGAGCATCGCCGCCGCGCCAAGGCCGTGAACTTCGGCATCGTCTACGGGCTCTCGCCCTTCGGCCTCTCGCAGCAGCTCGGCATCGAGCAGCGCGAGGCCAGGCAGTTCATCGACGCCTACTTCGCGAAATACACCGGCGTCCGCAAGTTCATCGACGCGACCCTCGACCTCGCCCGCCGCGAGAACAAGGTCCGCACCCTCTTCGGACGCACGCGCCCCATCCCCGACATCCACTCCAAGAATCCCACCATGCGCGGCTTCGCCGAGCGCTCCGCCGTCAACACCCCGCTCCAGGGCACCGCCGCCGACCTCATCAAGCTCGCCATGATCCGCATCGACGACGAGCTGCGCGCGAAAAAGATGAAGTCCCGCATGACTCTCCAGGTCCACGACGAACTCGTCTTTGAAGTGCCGAAGGAAGAAGTCGAGACGATGCGCGCGCTCGTCCGCGACATGATGGAGAGCGTCCATCCGCTGCGCGTCCCGCTGGAAGTGGATCTCGGCGTCGGCCCCAACTGGCGCGACCTGGATTTCGAAGAGTAG
- the queA gene encoding tRNA preQ1(34) S-adenosylmethionine ribosyltransferase-isomerase QueA, whose protein sequence is MLVRDFDYHLPEQLIAQEPLADRAASRMLHLDRTSGALSDRVFRDFPALLRPGDLVVFNDTRVFPARLFGHRSGARSQPLSPNNPAAKDFLKGKVEVLLTKRLSPQMSSRASAQRESSDHALEPAAGHRPPTTEVWEALVRPGRKIGVGERLTFSDDLHAEVIARGEFGERTLRFDPAVAPEAPDFFAALDRLGHVPLPPYISRDDRAADRERYQTVYARARGSVAAPTAGLHFTPEILDQLCARGIETAHVTLHVGLGTFQPVHAERVEDHKLHTESYSISPEASDAVNAALAARRRVVAVDTTTVRTLEFVARANSGRLVPGAGEAEIFIYPGFDFRVIGALLTNFHLPQSTLLMLVSAFAGRERTLAAYQHAVREKYRFYSYGDCMFIE, encoded by the coding sequence GCCAGCCGCATGCTCCACCTCGACCGGACCTCGGGCGCGCTCAGCGACCGCGTGTTTCGCGACTTTCCCGCGCTGCTCCGCCCCGGCGACCTCGTCGTCTTCAACGACACCCGCGTCTTCCCCGCGCGCCTCTTCGGCCACCGCTCCGGCGCCCGCTCCCAGCCCCTCTCTCCCAACAACCCCGCCGCCAAAGACTTCCTGAAGGGAAAAGTCGAGGTCCTTCTTACCAAGCGGCTCTCGCCCCAGATGTCATCCCGAGCGAGCGCGCAGCGCGAGTCGAGCGACCACGCCTTGGAACCGGCCGCCGGCCACCGGCCACCGACCACCGAAGTCTGGGAAGCACTGGTTCGCCCAGGAAGAAAGATCGGCGTGGGCGAGCGCCTCACTTTCTCGGACGACCTCCACGCCGAGGTCATCGCCCGCGGCGAGTTCGGCGAGCGCACCCTCCGCTTCGATCCCGCCGTTGCACCAGAAGCTCCTGACTTCTTCGCCGCGCTCGACCGCCTCGGCCACGTCCCCCTGCCGCCGTACATCTCGCGTGACGATCGCGCCGCCGACCGCGAGCGCTACCAGACCGTCTACGCGCGCGCACGCGGCTCGGTCGCCGCCCCCACCGCCGGCCTGCACTTCACACCCGAGATCCTCGACCAGCTTTGCGCCCGCGGCATCGAGACCGCGCACGTCACGCTGCACGTCGGCCTCGGGACCTTCCAGCCCGTGCACGCCGAGCGCGTTGAAGACCACAAGCTCCACACCGAGTCGTACTCCATCTCGCCGGAAGCCTCGGACGCCGTCAACGCCGCGCTCGCCGCCCGCCGCCGCGTCGTCGCCGTCGACACCACCACCGTCCGCACGCTCGAGTTCGTGGCCCGCGCGAACTCCGGACGGCTCGTCCCCGGCGCCGGCGAAGCCGAAATCTTCATCTACCCCGGCTTCGACTTCCGCGTCATCGGCGCGCTGCTCACCAACTTCCACCTGCCGCAGTCCACCCTGCTCATGCTCGTCTCCGCCTTCGCCGGACGCGAGCGCACCCTCGCCGCCTACCAGCACGCCGTCCGCGAAAAATATCGCTTCTACTCCTACGGCGACTGCATGTTCATCGAATGA